Sequence from the Kineosporia succinea genome:
CCCCGTCCGGTGACGGGCAGCGCCCCGGTGACCACCCCGGAGCGGCCCACGTCGAAACCGGTCGCGAAAATGACGCAGTCGACGGCATACTCGGTCTCCCCGACCACCACGCCGGTCTCGGTCATCCGGGTGACTCCCCCGGTGTCGGCCGTGTCCACGAGCGTCACGTTCGGCCGGTTGAACGTCTCCAGGTACTCGTCACTGAACCCGGGCCGCTTGCACATGTACCGGTACCAGGGCTTCAGGATCTCGGCCGTGGCCGGGTCCCGCACCACCTCGGCGACCCGGTCGCGCAGCGACTCCATGACGCGGGCGTCGAGCAGCTCCTCCTCCGGCGCCGACGCGTCCGTCACCCCGGAGAGATAGGTGCGCTGCGCCCGGGCGGTACGCGTCCATCCGTCGTCGATCAGGTCTTCCGGCACCGGTTCTCCGGTGACGGCGGCCAGGAAGTTGTTCATGCGCTCCCGCTGCCAGCCCGGCTTCTGCGCACTGAACCACTCCTGGTCGAGCGGCCGGTTCGCCCGTACGCCCACGGTCGAGGGCGTACGCTGGAACACGTACAGATGCCCCGCGTCGCGCCCCAGGTGCGGCACGACCTGCAGACCCGTCGCGCCGGTGCCGATCACGGCCACCCGCCGGTCGCGCAGCCCGGTCAGGCCGCCTTCGGCGCTGCCCCCGGTGTAGGCGTAGTCCCAGCGGCTGGTATGAAAGGTGTGCCCGCGGAACGTCTCGATCCCCGGTATGCCCGGCAGTTTCGGCTGCGTCAGGGTTCCCGGCGAGACCACCACGAACCGCGCCCGCACCCGGTCACCGCGATCGGTCGTGGCCACCCAGTCCTGCGTGTCGTCCCGCCAGGTCAGCGCGGTGACCCGGGTCTGGAACAGGGCGTGCTCGTAGAGCTTGTAGCGCTCGGCCAGCGCCACGGCGTGCAGCCGGATCTCCTCCCCCGGCGCGTACCGCATCGAGGGCGTGGTGCCCACCTCCTCGAGCAGCGGCATGTAGACGGAAGCCTCGATGTCGCAGTGAATTCCGGGATACCGGTTCCAGTACCAGGTGCCCCCGACGTCACCCGCCTCGTCGACCAGCCGCACGCTCCCCAGGCCGGCCTCCCGCAGCGCGGCGCCGGTCAGCAGCCCACCGAACCCGGCGCCGATCACCAGGGCGTCGACCTGGTCGTCGACCGGCTCCCGCGAGAGTCTCGCGATGTAGGGATCCTTGGCGTAGTACCCGAACTCCCCTGCGGCAGAACGGTACTGCCGGGGCTGTGCCGATCTCGTGCGGCGGTCACGCTCGTGCGCGTACCGCGCCCGCAGGGCCTCGATGTCGATGCCGTCCAGATCAGTGTCGCTGCTGCCCGGAGAAACCACGCGCGTCCTCAGTCCCGACCCGCCGGGCGTGTGCCGCCCAGCACGTCGTTGTCGATTGCCGTCGGTCGCAAAAAGCTTAGCATCGCCCTAAGTATTTGCCAGGGGCGGCATACTGGGGCCCGTGACCAGCGAGAAGAGCGAACGCGCCCGTCTGCTGGGGGTGCTCGACGCGGCCCGGGAGGCGATGGAGACGTCGACCCTGCCCGCCGCGGTGCGCCGGCTGCTCGACTCCGACCTGACGTTTCAGCAGGTCAAGGTGCTCACCGTGCTCGTCACCCGGCCCGACGGCCTGACCGTGCGGGGCCTGGCCGAGCACTTCGGGGTCTCGATGGCGTCGATGTCCACGATGATCGACCGGCTCGTGGCGCAGGACATCGCCCGGCGCGACGTCGACCCGGCCGACAGCCGGGTGCGCCGCATCCACGCCACGCCGCACGGGCGTGACGTGCTGCGCCGCCTGGTCAGTGCCCGTCCCGAGTTCGAGGAGAGCACGCTGGAGGGGCTGGCCCTCGACGACCTGCGAGCCCTTGCGCAGGGCATGCAGGCGGTGGCGCGGGCCTTCAGGCCCTCGTCATCAGGGTGAGCGGGCGATCGCGGCACAGGTCTCACTGATCGGTGGTGGTGCGCCCGGTTCAGGGCACCGAGCGGATTCTCACCACGAGCACCGACCCGAGCACGCTCACCCCGGCCGCCAGCAGGTACAGCCCGCGATAGCCGAACCCGAGGCCGAGCACCCCGGCCGCGAGCGCGGGGGCGAGCACCTGCGGCAGGGCGGTGGCGATGTTGAGGACGCCGAGATCCCTTGCGCTGTCGGCCTTCCGGGGCAGCACCTGGGTGACGAGGGCGAAGTCCACGGCCTGGTAGGCGCCGAATCCGATGCCGAGCACGACCGCGGCCGCCCAGACCGCGGGCAGGGTGGGCGCGAGCGCGAAGACCAGCAGGGCGGCGGCGGTGATCAGGCCCGACCAGATCACGAAGACCCGGCGGCGTCCGGCCCGGTCGCTCCAGATCCCGCCCGCGAACGCGGTGAGCACCGTGCCGAGGCCGTAGACGGCGGTGAGCCCGAAGACGGTGCTGTCGGCCGCTTCCACGTCGAGCCCGACCGAATCCTTCAGGTAGTAGAGCAGATACAGGATGAGCAGGGCGTTGCCCAGGTTCATCAGGAACCGGGTGATCCAGGCCCAGGCGAAGTCGGGGTGCCGCCGGGGCGAGAGGCGTCGGAGGCCGAAGGGTGGACGATCCTGCCGCGCGATCGCGGTGTCTCTCGAGTTGAGCGCGTAGGGCAGGGTGGTCACGACGAGAACGCCTGCCAGCGTGAGGTATCCGGCGGCGGTGCTGCCGGTGGCGGCCGCGATGCCGGTGCCCCCGACGACGCCCAGGGTCTGGGCGACGGCGAGCGCGCCGCCCACGCCGCCGCGCCGGGAGGTGGGCACCTGGTCGGGCACGGTGGCGGTGATCGCGGCCAGCACGGCGTTGAGGGCTGCCTGGGCCAGGGCCCACCCGAGCGCCATCTCGAGGATGCTGCCGGCGCGGGAGAGCATCAGCATGGCGATCGTCCCGCCGGTGGCGCCGCCGAGCAGCCAGGGCAGACGGCGCCCGAGCCGGGAGGTGGTGCGGTCGGAGAAGGCACCCCAGACCGGGTTGAGCACGGTGGACACGGCCGCGCCGGCGCCGGTGACGAGGGCGAGCGCGGACTCCTTGTGGTCGGGGGCCAGGGTCTCGGCCTGTTCGGCCAGGAGCACCTGGATCGGGCCGAACAGGCCGGACCACAGGCCGATGACGGCCAGGACCAGGCCGAGGACCCAGGTGCGGGGCACGTCCGGGTGGTCAGTCACGTTTCGCCCGGGGCGGGCGGTGGGCCTCGCGGTGGCGGCGCACCTGCTCGGCGTACCAGGTGAACGAGCGGCGCGGGGTGCGCTCGAGGGTCTCGAAGTCGACTTCGACGAGGCCGAAGCGCTGCGTGTAGCCGTCGGCCCACTCGAAGTTGTCGAGGAGTGACCAGCAGTAGTAGCCGCGCACGTCCACTCCCCGTCCGACGGCCTCGGCGACGGCCCGCAGGTGGGCGTCGAGGTAGTCGACGCGGGCGGTGTCGTCGAGCCCGGCCGGGTAGGAGCAGCCGTTCTCGGTGACGATCAGGGGCGGCAGTGCCGGATAGCGGGCCTTCAGGCCGGTGAGCAGGTCGGTGAGGGCGGCCGGGACGACGGGCCAGCCGAAGCCGGTGACCGGGTGGCCGGTGATGTCGGCGTACTCGAACGGCAGCGGGGAGCCCGGCGCCGGGGCCCGCACGGCGATCGGGTTGTAGTAGTTGACGCCGTAGAAGTCGAGGGGCTGGCTGATCAGGGCGAGATCGTCGGGGGACGCGTCGGCCAGCAGGCCGTGCGGGTAGCGCCCGAGCAGCACGGGGTCGGCGAAGAGCCGGTTCCAGAACAGGTCGAGCTGGGCGGCCGCGCCCCGGTCGGCCTCGCTGGCGGTGACCGGCCAGACCGGGAAGTGGTTCGTGGCGGTGCCGATCCGGCCGTGTGAGCCGCGCCGCAGGGCCTCGACGGCCAGGCCGTGCGCGAGCAGCAGGTGGTGCGCGGCGGGCAGGGCGCCGAACAGCAGACCGCGGCCGGGGGCCAGCCCGGTCTGGGCGTACCCCTGCAGGATCGCGACGTTCGGCTCGTTCACCGGGCACCAGTGGGTGACCCGGTCGCCCAGCCGGGCGGCCACCACCGACGCGTACTCCCCGAAGCGCAGGGCCGTGTCGCGCCGGAGCCAGCCCCCCGCGTCCTCGAGCCTCTGCGGTAGATCCCAGTGGTAGAGCGTGGCCATCGGCTGCAGGCCGGCCGAGAGCAGGCCGTCGACGAGCCGGTCGTAGAAGTCCAGGCCGCGGGCGTTGAGACCGGTGCCGTCGGGCTGGACGCGGGGCCAGGCGATCGAGAACCGGTAGCCGGGAGCGCCCAGGCGCCGCAGCAGCTCGAGGTCGGCGGGCCAGCGGTGGTAGTGGTCGCAGGCCACCGCGCCGCTGCTGCCGTCGGCGATCCGGCCCGGCTGCGCGGTGAAGGTGTCCCAGATGCTCGGGCCGCGGCCGTCTTCCGCCACCGCGCCCTCGATCTGGTAGGCGGCCGTGCTGGTGCCGAACAGGAAACCGGCGGGCAGGGACTCGATGCCGCTCATGCGTGTCTCCCGGTGCGCGGGAACGATGATCTTCCCGAGCCGGTGGGCGTTCTGTCCAGATGCGGGGGGCGATCCGGCCACTGGATATGCTTCAGCGCTCCCCGCAGGCCCCTTGAACAGATGAGAACCGTGAGCGTCAGCACCGACCAGCGTCCACCCGTCACCCCGGCCCGAGTCGTCCATCTGGTCGTCGCGTGTGCCGTGCTCGGGGCGGGGGTGACGTTGTTCCTGCTCGCCTCGCTCGGCTCGGACGGCTACTCCACCCTGATCAGCGGCCTGACCGAGACCACGGGCCTGCCCTTCGCGCTGGTCAACATCGGCGTGGGGGTGCTCTTCGTGGCGCTGGCCTGGCTGCGCGGCACCCGCCCGGGGCTGGGCACGGTGGTGCAGCCGGTGGTGGTCGGGCTCACCGTCTCCGCGCTGATGGGCGCGCTCGAGGCGCCGGACGGGCTCGCGGTGCGCATCGCTCTGCTGGTGGCGGCCGTGCCGGTGATGGCGTTCGGGGTCGCCGGCTACCTGGGCAGCCGCACCGGCGCCGGGCCGGCCGAGGCCGCCGCGCTCGCCTACGACCCGCCGCTGCCGTTCCGGTGGAGCTACAGCGTCCTGCAGTTCGGTGGGGCGCTGGTGGGCTGGCTGCTGGGTGGGGCCGTCGGGCCGGGCACGATCCTGGTGGTGCTGGTGCTGGGGCCGGCGATCGACCTGACCACCCGGCGGTTCGAGCGGATCGTGGTGCGCTGACCGCAATTCGGGGCGGGTCCCGAGCCAATTCCGAGCCAATTCCGGGCCGGTCCCGGGCCGGTCCCGGGCCGGTCCCGGGCCGGTCCCGGGCCGGTCCCGGCCGGACAGCAAGCGCACAGCCGACGTCCAGAGACGCCCCATGAGCCGTCGCCACACTGATCACATGACGAAGAGCTTCCCGACGGCGCAGTACCGCTCCGTGGCCGTGGCCGCGGTGGCCCTGGCCAGCATCCTGACCCTCAGCGGGTGCGGGTCGGCCTCGAACAACGACGCGGCCGCACCGGTCACGGCCGACCGCATCCTGGCGGTGGCCGGGATCCCCACGTCCGCCGAGGGGTACGGCCCCACCCGCTGAACCCCGTCCGACCGGCGGTGAGACGTGCCGGAACGCCCCGGTGGCCCGTGTCAGCGCCGCGTCCATCAGGCGGCGCAGGTTCCCGGTCTCGTTCATCGAGCCCGGACGATCCCACCCGTCCGCCGCGCGGCGAAGGCCCCACGTCGTCCTCCAGCACTCAGGCCACCAGACGCTTCTGGGCCGCGGTGTGGAACGCCGTCACCAGGCCGTTCGCGTCGCCCCCGCGGGAGGCGACCACCACCCGCCCGGGCGGGACGCCGTCGATCGGCACCGTGGTCAGGTCGGGGCGGATGCCCGTGGCGTAGGGACCCGAGCAGATGAACGCGCCCCGTCCCGAGGCGGCCAGCTCGTACTTGTCCCCCAGGGCCGCGGCCGACGGCCCGGCCGCCCCCACCCGCTCGCGGACGATGTCGTTGCCCGTGCGGCCCGACGCGTGCAGACGCACGAGGGGCTCGCCGGTGAGGTCGTCGAGAGTGATCGACTCCTTGCCCTCGAAGCGGTGCCCGACCGGGATCACCAGCAGCGGCTGCTCCTCGTACAGCGTTGTCAGTCTGAGGTTCTCGTCACTCACGGGCGTGTGCAGGCGGAGCAGCAGCACGTCGACCTCGTGCGCCAGCAGCGCCCGCAGGCTGTCGGGGCAGGGCAGGACCCGCGTGGTGACGTCGGCGGCCGGGTCGGCATGCACCAGCTCACGAACGGCGGCGGTGACGAACAGGTTCTCGCTGTGCCCGACGACCAGCCGGCCGGGGCGAGCGGCGGCGCGCGCGGCCCTCACCGCCTCGTCGGCGTCCCGCAGCAGGGCCTGCGCGCGGGGCAGGAACACGGCCCCGGCCTCGGTCAGGTCGTTGCCCCGGTTCGTCCGCTCGATCAGGGGGGTGCCGATGCGGCGTTCCAGCCGGGCGATCTGACGGGTGAGCGAGGGCTGCGTGACGTGCAGGTCGGCGGCGGCCCGCCCGAAGTGCCGGTGCCGGGCCAGCACCACGAAGGCCGCCACCAGCGCCAGGTCCAGTTCCGCCATGCCGAATCCCTCTGGCCAGGGCCGATACGGGGTGCGTATCGGCCGGTTCCGATCATTCATTGGACGTGCCCGGAAGGTGACAACGACGGTGGTGGGCATCCACTTCCACCAGGTTCCAGGAAAGGCCGTCATGAGCAGGTTCGCGGGCAAGAACGTCGTCATCACCGGGGGCAGCAGCGGCATCGGGCTGGGCACGGCGAAGTACCTCACCGACGGCGGCGCCCGGGTGATGGTCACCGGGCGGGAC
This genomic interval carries:
- a CDS encoding flavin-containing monooxygenase — its product is MVSPGSSDTDLDGIDIEALRARYAHERDRRTRSAQPRQYRSAAGEFGYYAKDPYIARLSREPVDDQVDALVIGAGFGGLLTGAALREAGLGSVRLVDEAGDVGGTWYWNRYPGIHCDIEASVYMPLLEEVGTTPSMRYAPGEEIRLHAVALAERYKLYEHALFQTRVTALTWRDDTQDWVATTDRGDRVRARFVVVSPGTLTQPKLPGIPGIETFRGHTFHTSRWDYAYTGGSAEGGLTGLRDRRVAVIGTGATGLQVVPHLGRDAGHLYVFQRTPSTVGVRANRPLDQEWFSAQKPGWQRERMNNFLAAVTGEPVPEDLIDDGWTRTARAQRTYLSGVTDASAPEEELLDARVMESLRDRVAEVVRDPATAEILKPWYRYMCKRPGFSDEYLETFNRPNVTLVDTADTGGVTRMTETGVVVGETEYAVDCVIFATGFDVGRSGVVTGALPVTGRGGQALLETWRGGPKTLHGFCSPGFPNLFHLGSMQNANSVNFVHILQQQAEHIGALVARALNVGAVRVEPREDDAVAWVRTIEEVSVDTRAFQAECTPGYYNGEGRTLPIRTFSPGPVAFHRLLGQWRETSIDDVLVVGE
- a CDS encoding LysR family transcriptional regulator, whose translation is MAELDLALVAAFVVLARHRHFGRAAADLHVTQPSLTRQIARLERRIGTPLIERTNRGNDLTEAGAVFLPRAQALLRDADEAVRAARAAARPGRLVVGHSENLFVTAAVRELVHADPAADVTTRVLPCPDSLRALLAHEVDVLLLRLHTPVSDENLRLTTLYEEQPLLVIPVGHRFEGKESITLDDLTGEPLVRLHASGRTGNDIVRERVGAAGPSAAALGDKYELAASGRGAFICSGPYATGIRPDLTTVPIDGVPPGRVVVASRGGDANGLVTAFHTAAQKRLVA
- a CDS encoding MarR family winged helix-turn-helix transcriptional regulator, which codes for MTSEKSERARLLGVLDAAREAMETSTLPAAVRRLLDSDLTFQQVKVLTVLVTRPDGLTVRGLAEHFGVSMASMSTMIDRLVAQDIARRDVDPADSRVRRIHATPHGRDVLRRLVSARPEFEESTLEGLALDDLRALAQGMQAVARAFRPSSSG
- a CDS encoding GH1 family beta-glucosidase codes for the protein MSGIESLPAGFLFGTSTAAYQIEGAVAEDGRGPSIWDTFTAQPGRIADGSSGAVACDHYHRWPADLELLRRLGAPGYRFSIAWPRVQPDGTGLNARGLDFYDRLVDGLLSAGLQPMATLYHWDLPQRLEDAGGWLRRDTALRFGEYASVVAARLGDRVTHWCPVNEPNVAILQGYAQTGLAPGRGLLFGALPAAHHLLLAHGLAVEALRRGSHGRIGTATNHFPVWPVTASEADRGAAAQLDLFWNRLFADPVLLGRYPHGLLADASPDDLALISQPLDFYGVNYYNPIAVRAPAPGSPLPFEYADITGHPVTGFGWPVVPAALTDLLTGLKARYPALPPLIVTENGCSYPAGLDDTARVDYLDAHLRAVAEAVGRGVDVRGYYCWSLLDNFEWADGYTQRFGLVEVDFETLERTPRRSFTWYAEQVRRHREAHRPPRAKRD
- a CDS encoding YczE/YyaS/YitT family protein is translated as MSVSTDQRPPVTPARVVHLVVACAVLGAGVTLFLLASLGSDGYSTLISGLTETTGLPFALVNIGVGVLFVALAWLRGTRPGLGTVVQPVVVGLTVSALMGALEAPDGLAVRIALLVAAVPVMAFGVAGYLGSRTGAGPAEAAALAYDPPLPFRWSYSVLQFGGALVGWLLGGAVGPGTILVVLVLGPAIDLTTRRFERIVVR
- a CDS encoding MFS transporter yields the protein MTDHPDVPRTWVLGLVLAVIGLWSGLFGPIQVLLAEQAETLAPDHKESALALVTGAGAAVSTVLNPVWGAFSDRTTSRLGRRLPWLLGGATGGTIAMLMLSRAGSILEMALGWALAQAALNAVLAAITATVPDQVPTSRRGGVGGALAVAQTLGVVGGTGIAAATGSTAAGYLTLAGVLVVTTLPYALNSRDTAIARQDRPPFGLRRLSPRRHPDFAWAWITRFLMNLGNALLILYLLYYLKDSVGLDVEAADSTVFGLTAVYGLGTVLTAFAGGIWSDRAGRRRVFVIWSGLITAAALLVFALAPTLPAVWAAAVVLGIGFGAYQAVDFALVTQVLPRKADSARDLGVLNIATALPQVLAPALAAGVLGLGFGYRGLYLLAAGVSVLGSVLVVRIRSVP